In Carya illinoinensis cultivar Pawnee chromosome 10, C.illinoinensisPawnee_v1, whole genome shotgun sequence, one DNA window encodes the following:
- the LOC122279291 gene encoding U-box domain-containing protein 17 produces MATAAIFSSLRRRRSPSLDAFLAPVDLSDVALLQTLASVSDELVSNFSPKSFFFQRNNSRSLIRKIQVFLLLLDYLKDSGSVSTMPSTAVLCFKELYLLLYRSKILLDHCAQSSKLWLLLQTHSISGHFHDLNQEISTLLDVFPLKDVKLSEDIREQVELMQRQARRAKLFIDKNDELLRIQFFGFLDEFQNGKVPSSEELRSFFVDRLSIKDAKSCRVEIEFLEEQIVNHEGDVEPTVSVLNGFVAITRFCRFLLFGFEEDEMGLGIAGSVKRPRKGLIMQEIAETFTKVPKDFCCPISLDMMRDPVIISTGQTYDRCSIARWMEEGHCNCPKTGQMLVHTRLVPNRALRNLIVQWCTAHGVPYDLPESTDSSGENFAAAASPTRAALEATRATAALLIQQLANGLQGAKTVAAREIRLLAKTGKENRAFIAEAGAIPHLRKLLSSPNPVAQENSVTAMLNLSIYEKNKSRIMDEEGCLESIVEVLRFGHTTEARENAAATLFSLSAVHDYKKRIADEEGAVEALAGLLREGTPRGKKDAVTALFNLSTHTENCLRMIEAGAVAALIGALGNEGVAEEAAGALALIVRQPFGAEAVGKEEMAVAGLIAMMRCGTPRGKENAVAALLELCRSGGTAATERVLKAPMLAGLLQTLLFTGTKRARRKAASLARVFQRCENTSLHFGGLGVGYAFAGNSTTNRDSSFAGDVSVPVAISVPVL; encoded by the coding sequence ATGGCGACGGCGGCGATTTTCTCGTCGCTGAGGAGGCGGAGATCGCCATCTTTGGACGCGTTCTTGGCTCCGGTTGACCTATCAGACGTCGCTTTGTTGCAAACCCTAGCATCGGTCTCGGACGAGCTCGTCTCCAATTTCTCGCCAAAGTCCTTCTTCTTCCAGCGCAACAACTCTCGCTCCCTCATCCGCAAAATCCAGGTCTTTCTCTTGCTCCTGGACTATCTCAAGGACTCGGGCTCTGTTTCTACCATGCCTTCCACGGCGGTGCTCTGCTTCAAGGAGCTCTATCTGCTACTCTACCGGTCCAAGATACTCCTCGATCACTGCGCCCAATCCAGTAAGTTATGGCTCTTGCTTCAAACCCATTCCATTTCGGGTCATTTTCATGATCTGAACCAAGAAATCTCGACGCTTTTGGATGTATTCCCTCTGAAAGACGTAAAATTGAGCGAGGATATCAGGGAACAAGTTGAGCTTATGCAGAGACAAGCTCGGCGAGCTAAGTTGTTCATCGATAAGAACGATGAGCTGCTTAGGATTCAATTTTTTGGTTTCCTTGATGAGTTTCAGAACGGGAAGGTTCCGAGTTCGGAGGAATTGAGGTCGTTCTTTGTTGATAGATTGAGTATTAAGGATGCAAAGAGTTGTAGGGTTGAGATCGAGTTCTTGGAGGAGCAGATTGTGAATCATGAGGGGGATGTGGAACCTACGGTATCTGTGCTTAATGGATTTGTCGCAATTACGCGGTTTTGCAGGTTTCTGTTATTTGGATTTGAGGAGGATGAGATGGGATTGGGAATTGCTGGGAGTGTGAAGAGGCCGAGAAAGGGGTTGATCATGCAGGAGATTGCCGAGACGTTTACAAAGGTCCCCAAGGACTTTTGTTGCCCAATATCGTTGGATATGATGCGAGACCCGGTGATAATTTCCACGGGACAGACATATGATCGCTGTTCGATAGCAAGGTGGATGGAAGAAGGTCATTGTAATTGCCCAAAGACGGGGCAAATGCTTGTACATACCCGGCTTGTGCCCAATCGGGCTTTGAGGAATTTGATTGTGCAGTGGTGCACTGCCCATGGAGTTCCTTATGACCTTCCTGAGAGCACAGATAGCTCTGGTGAAAactttgctgctgctgcttcccCAACCCGGGCTGCACTTGAAGCCACTAGAGCCACAGCAGCACTTCTCATTCAGCAATTAGCAAATGGTTTGCAGGGTGCAAAGACTGTTGCTGCTCGTGAGATACGTTTGTTGGCTAAAACAGGGAAGGAAAACCGTGCTTTCATTGCGGAAGCCGGCGCTATTCCCCATCTCCGGAAGCTACTTTCTTCTCCAAACCCTGTAGCACAGGAGAACTCTGTGACAGCAATGCTTAATCTATCAATATATGAGAAGAACAAGAGCAGAATAATGGATGAGGAAGGGTGTTTGGAGTCTATTGTTGAAGTTCTGAGATTTGGACACACAACAGAGGCAAGGGAAAATGCTGCAGCAACCTTGTTCAGTCTCTCTGCAGTTCATGACTATAAGAAGAGAATAGCGGATGAGGAAGGGGCAGTGGAAGCCCTAGCAGGGCTGTTGAGAGAAGGAACTCCTAGAGGAAAGAAGGATGCTGTGACTGCTTTATTTAACTTGTCAACCCACACAGAAAATTGTTTGAGAATGATAGAGGCAGGGGCGGTAGCAGCACTAATAGGGGCTTTGGGAAATGAAGGGGTTGCTGAGGAAGCGGCTGGTGCATTGGCCTTGATTGTTCGGCAGCCATTTGGGGCAGAAGCAGTGGGGAAGGAGGAAATGGCGGTGGCAGGATTGATAGCAATGATGCGATGTGGGACGCCTAGGGGCAAAGAGAATGCAGTGGCAGCATTGCTCGAGTTATGCCGCAGTGGGGGAACAGCTGCCACTGAAAGGGTACTTAAGGCCCCAATGTTGGCAGGTTTACTTCAGACTCTGTTATTTACAGGAACCAAGCGTGCAAGAAGAAAGGCAGCTTCACTTGCTAGAGTATTTCAGAGATGTGAGAATACATCCTTGCATTTTGGTGGATTGGGTGTAGGATATGCATTTGCTGGCAACTCAACTACAAACAGGGATTCGAGTTTTGCTGGTGATGTTTCAGTGCCAGTAGCCATTTCAGTGCCTGTCTTGTAG
- the LOC122279353 gene encoding protein STICHEL-like 3, producing the protein MTRAVHDRILKDANGDTGDHLRNHIHLTNCIHLKNHMHKHSPILSDRSVVRDLVALQRSRSLRDPSASPASWHSTSVVDLLPKKGENDSMLREARRSTAAEHRREARRMPGSSPPLANLATSKVAPGEVGGGNDGIAAISECSSKSGVGNGRRVRREESSRKTSKTDILGGNEESPLDQDGNDLENSDLKDRRSKPRGKHIGNSQLKSLSEQLNAVHMDSDDVASSIIRLHGKHSRPEKTIREPESSIPGYCSGLSRVKRHKFRGARRTKAPTGARDIVAQNEFNRGLSAAFNTLAQDSGRPKYSMEEGEEEYIDSNVPRAPRNGCGIPWNWSIIHHRGKTILDMAGRSLSCGLSDSRLKKGGSTAHGREMSDTPMPSDYSTLSTGSDAEAMPLLVEASASRGSTENAGWIREYSGELGIFSDNLYTHDVDSDLASEARSGDQRKLNGYRNSRHRSLTQKYMPRTFRDLVGQNLVAQALLNAVMKRKVGLLYVFYGPHGTGKSSCARIFARALNCQSSEHPKPCGFCNSCIAHDMGKSRNIREVGPVSNFDSENITELLDNTIVSQLPSQYRVFIFDDCDALSPDCWSAISKVIDRALRRVVVVLVSSSIDVLPHIIISRCQKFFFPKLKDADIIYALQWIATKEDLDIDKDALKLIASRSDGSLRDAEMTLEQLSLLGQRISVHLVQELVGLISDEKLVDLLDLALSADTVNTVKNLRVIMETGVEPLALMSQLATVITDILAGSYDFKKERLRRKFFRRQPLSKEDMEKLRQALKTLSEAEKQLRMSNGKLTWLTAALLQLAPDQQYMLPTSADASFNHSPMALDDAGGRDSARRIDEHSRMPNKGRGLSTDVRVENLLAGSSADICEIGTLKGISLERKRHVGTGVAHQQTSAYAADMSMVSGRQISGKSRRGTEDIWLEVLGKTQINGLKEFLYQEGKLISVSFGAAPTVQLMFSSYQTKSRAEKLGGHILEAFETVLGSPVTIEIRCESKKASASGVHVPLMLPASEVSLSQIRDINRVSTQAQLLQSDNSKMGSEIVEVAASPRGPKGNEHIHNLVASDNRGLGGSCVGEATMASAPGSRKFGEQSQSQSLVRSKVSLAHVIQQAEGCSQRRGWSKRKAVSIAEKLEQENLRLEPRSRSLLCWKATRVTRRKLSRLKIRTQKPHSLLKLVSCGKCLSTKSPR; encoded by the exons ATGACCAGAGCTGTCCACGATAGGATTTTGAAGGATGCCAATGGTGATACTGGTGATCATCTACGCAACCACATCCATTTGACAAATTGTATTCATTTGAAGAACCATATGCACAAGCATAGCCCCATATTATCCGATAGGTCTGTTGTGAGGGACCTGGTCGCCCTTCAGAGGTCAAGATCTCTCAGGGACCCTTCTGCAAGTCCTGCCTCTTGGCATTCAACTTCAGTTGTTGATCTACTCCCAAAGAAGGGTGAAAATGATTCCATGCTTCGGGAGGCAAGAAGGTCTACAGCAGCTGAGCACCGGAGAGAAGCTAGGAGAATGCCAGGAAGCTCGCCACCCTTAGCAAATTTAGCCACATCAAAAGTTGCTCCTGGTGAGGTTGGTGGGGGTAATGATGGAATAGCAGCCATCAGTGAATGTAGCAGCAAGAGTGGAGTTGGGAATGGTAGAAGAGTTAGGAGAGAGGAATCTAGTCGGAAGACTAGTAAGACTGATATTTTGGGTGGCAATGAGGAGTCTCCACTTGATCAAGATGGTAATGATTTGGAGAACTCTGACCTGAAAGATAGGAGAAGTAAACCAAGGGGGAAGCATATTGGAAATAGCCAGTTAAAGAGTCTCTCTGAGCAGTTGAATGCTGTTCATATGGATAGTGATGATGTAGCATCTTCTATCATCCGTCTTCATGGAAAACATTCTCGACCTGAGAAAACTATCAGGGAACCAGAATCCAGCATTCCTGGGTACTGCAGTGGGTTAAGTAGAGTCAAAAGGCACAAGTTTCGAGGTGCAAGAAGAACTAAAGCTCCTACAGGTGCAAGAGATATTGTAGCTCAGAATGAATTCAATCGGGGATTGTCTGCAGCATTTAATACATTAGCTCAGGATTCAGGCCGTCCTAAGTATTCCATGGAGGAGGGAGAAGAAGAATATATTGATTCAAATGTCCCAAGGGCTCCAAGAAATGGGTGTGGGATTCCTTGGAATTGGTCAATAATTCATCACAGAGGTAAAACTATTCTTGACATGGCTGGAAGAAGTTTGTCTTGTGGTCTGTCGGACTCAAGGTTAAAGAAAGGAGGTTCAACTGCCCATGGGAGAGAAATGTCTGACACACCAATGCCATCCGACTACTCAACCCTATCTACAGGATCTGATGCAGAGGCAATGCCTCTTCTAGTTGAGGCATCTGCATCTCGGGGAAGCACTGAAAATGCTGGTTGGATCCGTGAATATTCCGGTGAGCTTGGTATCTTTTCTGATAACTTGTACACACACGATGTTGATTCTGACCTTGCCTCTGAAGCCAGATCTGGGGATCAACGCAAGTTGAATGGCTATCGCAACAGTAGACACCGAAGTTTAACACAAAAGTACATGCCAAGAACCTTCAGGGATCTTGTGGGACAGAATTTGGTAGCACAGGCTCTTTTAAATGCTGTCATGAAAAGGAAGGTTGGATTGCTATATGTGTTTTATGGACCTCACGGCACTGGTAAAAGCTCCTGTGCCCGCATATTTGCCAGAGCATTGAATTGCCAATCCTCGGAACatcctaaaccttgtggcttttgcaATTCATGCATTGCACACGATATGGGTAAGAGTAGGAACATAAGGGAAGTTGGCCCAGTTAGTAATTTTGACTCCGAGAACATTACAGAGTTACTCGACAATACAATTGTCTCCCAGCTGCCATCACAGTATAGGGTGTTTATCTTTGATGACTGTGATGCTTTGTCCCCTGATTGCTGGAGTGCCATATCAAAGGTCATTGATCGAGCTCTCAGACGCGTGGTTGTTGTCCTCGTCAGTTCAAGTATTGATGTTTTGCCTCATATAATCATATCCAGGTGCCAGAAGTTCTTTTTTCCAAAGCTGAAGGATGCAGATATTATATATGCTTTGCAGTGGATTGCAACCAAAGAAGATCTGGATATTGATAAGGATGCACTAAAACTCATTGCATCAAGATCAGATGGATCATTGAGGGATGCTGAGATGACTCTTGAGCAACTGAGTTTGCTTGGTCAGAGAATTTCTGTTCATCTGGTTCAGGAACTG GTTGGGCTTATCTCAGATGAGAAATTAGTAGATCTTCTTGATTTAGCACTATCTGCTGACACAGTTAACACGGTGAAGAATTTGAGAGTAATAATGGAAACTGGCGTGGAACCATTAGCGTTGATGTCACAGCTTGCTACGGTGATTACCGATATTCTTGCTGGTAGTTATGACTTCAAAAAAGAAAGGCTTAGGAGGAAGTTCTTTCGACGACAACCCC TATCCAAAGAAGATATGGAAAAACTGCGTCAAGCTTTGAAAACTTTATCTGAGGCTGAAAAACAACTAAGGATGTCAAATGGCAAGTTAACATGGCTAACTGCAGCATTGCTTCAGCTTGCTCCTGATCAGCAGTACATGCTTCCTACTTCTGCAGACGCCAGTTTTAATCACAGTCCCATGGCCCTAGATGATGCTGGTGGAAGAGATTCAGCCAGGAGAATAGATGAGCATTCCAGGATGCCCAATAAGGGGAGAGGCTTGTCAACAGATGTCAGAGTAGAAAATCTCCTTGCTGGAAGTTCTGCTGATATCTGTGAAATTGGTACGCTAAAGGGTATtagtttagagagaaaaagacATGTTGGCACTGGTGTGGCTCATCAACAGACATCTGCATATGCCGCTGACATGTCTATGGTAAGTGGCAGGCAGATTTCTGGTAAAAGCCGTAGAGGAACTGAAGATATCTGGCTGGAAGTGCTTGGGAAAACTCAAATCAATGGCTTAAAGGAATTTTTGTATCAAGAAGGGAAGCTGATCTCAGTCAGTTTTGGTGCAG CCCCGACTGTGCAGTTGATGTTTAGTTCGTACCAAACAAAATCAAGGGCAGAGAAACTTGGGGGGCATATCTTAGAAGCATTCGAGACTGTCCTCGGGTCCCCAGTGACAATTGAAATAAGATGTGAATCAAAGAAAGCTTCAGCATCTGGTGTGCATGTGCCTCTTATGTTGCCAGCTTCTGAGGTCAGCTTGTCTCAAATTAGAGATATCAATAGGGTCAGCACTCAAGCTCAGCTCTTGCAATCTGACAATTCTAAAATGGGGAGTGAAATTGTAGAAGTAGCTGCTTCTCCCAGGGGACCCAAGGGTAATGAACACATACATAATCTTGTAGCATCTGATAATAGAGGTTTGGGAGGTTCATGTGTTGGAGAAGCAACCATGGCTTCAGCCCCAGGAAGTAGGAAATTTGGGGAACAAAGTCAGAGCCAGAGCCTTGTTAGAAGCAAGGTATCTCTTGCCCATGTAATTCAGCAGGCAGAAGGATGTAGCCAGCGAAGGGGATGGTCAAAACGCAAAGCAGTTTCTATTGCTGAAAAGCTTGAACAAGAGAATTT GAGACTGGAACCTAGATCAAGAAGCTTACTTTGCTGGAAAGCAACAAGAGTTACTCGTCGGAAG CTTTCACGTTTGAAAATCAGGACACAAAAGCCGCATTCGTTGCTGAAGCTTGTATCCTGTGGAAAGTGTCTCTCTACTAAATCTCCGAGGTAA